One part of the Hyalangium ruber genome encodes these proteins:
- a CDS encoding DUF962 domain-containing protein, translating into MLNPRLLALFDDYASSHQHPTNRLTHKVAIPLIVLHIVAMLDWVHLFAVPALPGGSLTLGHVAWALATLWYLRADVKLGLIVAAAMALCFPLGRMLPMWSVVAIAVGGWLVQLAGHAVWEKKSPSFLTNLVHALVGPLFFVAMLTGDYSLKPQQIAPSTSGA; encoded by the coding sequence ATGCTCAACCCCCGCCTCCTCGCCCTCTTCGACGACTACGCCTCCTCCCACCAGCACCCCACCAACCGGCTGACCCACAAGGTCGCCATCCCCCTCATCGTCCTGCACATCGTCGCCATGCTGGACTGGGTACACTTGTTCGCCGTTCCCGCCCTCCCCGGTGGCTCGCTCACCCTGGGGCACGTGGCCTGGGCACTCGCCACCTTGTGGTACCTGCGCGCGGACGTGAAGCTGGGCCTCATCGTCGCCGCCGCCATGGCGCTGTGCTTCCCCCTGGGTCGCATGCTTCCGATGTGGAGCGTCGTCGCCATCGCCGTCGGCGGCTGGCTCGTCCAGCTCGCGGGCCACGCGGTGTGGGAGAAGAAGTCGCCCTCCTTCCTCACCAACCTCGTCCACGCGCTCGTCGGGCCCCTGTTCTTCGTCGCCATGCTCACCGGCGACTACTCCCTCAAGCCCCAGCAGATCGCTCCCTCCACCTCTGGCGCTTAG
- a CDS encoding 50S ribosomal protein L11 methyltransferase, whose translation MSQTYLSLTVELPELQSEAVQDVLHESGATGLEVRDREAPPMPGVRGPNPGEAIVIAYYEDADTAEAARAQVAEEFPDARLLLEEKPQQDWSNEWKALIKSVQVGRLWVGPPWEAASAPQDKVRLVIEPKMAFGTGDHPTTSLCLAAIDTYMASHPGASVLDVGTGTGVLAIAAKKLGASRVVGTDNDPTSVELAHENAAVNATPDIELSGKELTQVTGTFELVVANILANTLIALAPLIAPKVKDRLVLAGVLAPQKAEVEAAYRAQGLIPEAGAAQGEWVRLDFHR comes from the coding sequence ATGTCCCAGACCTATCTGTCTCTCACCGTGGAGTTGCCCGAGCTTCAGTCGGAGGCTGTACAGGACGTGCTCCACGAGTCAGGAGCCACGGGCCTCGAGGTGAGAGACCGGGAGGCTCCGCCCATGCCCGGCGTGCGCGGCCCCAACCCGGGAGAGGCCATCGTCATCGCCTACTACGAGGACGCCGACACCGCCGAGGCCGCCCGCGCCCAGGTGGCCGAGGAGTTTCCCGACGCCCGCCTGCTCCTGGAGGAGAAGCCCCAGCAGGATTGGAGCAATGAATGGAAGGCGCTGATCAAGTCCGTGCAGGTGGGCCGGCTCTGGGTAGGACCGCCGTGGGAGGCCGCCTCGGCGCCCCAGGACAAGGTGCGCCTGGTCATCGAGCCGAAGATGGCCTTTGGCACCGGGGACCACCCCACCACGTCCCTGTGTCTGGCCGCCATCGACACCTACATGGCCTCGCACCCCGGGGCGAGCGTGCTGGACGTGGGCACCGGGACGGGGGTGCTCGCCATCGCCGCGAAGAAGCTGGGCGCCAGCCGCGTGGTGGGCACCGACAATGACCCGACGTCCGTGGAGCTGGCCCACGAGAACGCGGCGGTGAACGCCACGCCCGACATCGAGCTGTCCGGCAAGGAGCTCACCCAGGTGACGGGCACCTTCGAGCTGGTGGTGGCCAACATCCTGGCCAACACGCTCATCGCCCTGGCGCCGTTGATTGCGCCCAAGGTGAAGGACCGGCTGGTGCTCGCGGGCGTACTCGCGCCCCAGAAGGCCGAGGTGGAGGCCGCCTACCGCGCCCAGGGCCTCATCCCCGAGGCGGGCGCGGCGCAGGGTGAGTGGGTGCGGCTCGACTTCCACCGCTAG
- a CDS encoding carbohydrate-binding domain-containing protein — translation MDALHHSRLPWLLVALTLGVAGCYGQASLEVPSQGGVPVYDDPNPLPPPVEPDGSLACELSSVPGSVTLSSIATDFASQVHPAMLREDSGCISCHSSTSGRIFKVSPNAAETFYAARAAGFFTTAQGSLLGRLVTSDESARMPRGQPSWTNREIAAVASLTCQLAAVDARSPQTPPDEEFPPALLQPYSGPSVATYDNPFLSYVQLKGKVKQIFNDSWVRNNVDKFAQHVGLFGGVDYDQYFVEARVATPDFLLGMDALAPDVCGAAARNKTGPFAGLDTSALIIDIPAAATRQYEAETATDLTATVGGRITTGWNLYTNGMLTTVQPYAFPVTGTYRLTVRAYGSQCGPDAPRMDLRVDGTTATTVNVTATAYTEYTHTLTVSAGTHTLSVAFTNDYSQSGVCDRNLYVDFLRVNGPTETSTGTTRTDAARAKVDTLHRRMLYRPATAQEQANGYALVKDLYTMEADLPKAWSGLCEGLMRSPDFLFTLPPSYENRSGLERDRLLLVKLAQDLLGRTPSATELSDFESGRKSWEQMVDTYLSSTDFRTHYFHKMRIRTESEGTLETDEPARLWTYLATTGAPMQELLTGDYSVALDFSKVPRAAEHGKTGVLTMKGFIKNKPGLPHYNYAARVMTDFMGSIFEIPSEVFDMRGAATASSTVDPTSICFSCHQTLTPLAHQRLRWDDEGNYRTTDEQGRPIDDSDRNLVGVYSYKGQGMPAFAQQAVKKETFVRRTINAQYMIFFGRGMRHEEDERVIYKRLWDVSQQSNANLKAVLKSIALSPEYTRR, via the coding sequence GTGGACGCACTGCATCACTCTCGATTGCCGTGGCTGCTCGTGGCGCTGACCCTGGGCGTTGCGGGCTGCTATGGCCAGGCCAGCCTGGAAGTGCCATCGCAGGGCGGCGTGCCGGTGTACGACGACCCGAACCCGCTGCCCCCTCCGGTGGAGCCGGACGGCTCGCTGGCGTGTGAGCTGTCCAGCGTGCCGGGCAGCGTGACGCTCTCGAGCATCGCCACGGACTTCGCGAGCCAGGTGCATCCGGCCATGCTGCGCGAGGACTCCGGCTGCATCTCCTGCCACTCCAGCACCAGCGGTCGCATCTTCAAGGTGAGCCCGAACGCGGCGGAGACCTTCTACGCGGCGCGCGCGGCGGGCTTCTTCACCACGGCGCAGGGCTCGCTGCTGGGCCGGCTTGTAACTTCCGATGAAAGCGCTCGCATGCCGCGCGGTCAGCCCTCCTGGACGAACCGGGAGATCGCCGCGGTGGCCAGCCTCACCTGCCAGCTGGCGGCGGTGGATGCGCGCTCGCCGCAGACGCCGCCGGACGAGGAGTTCCCCCCGGCGCTGCTCCAGCCGTACTCCGGCCCGTCCGTGGCCACCTATGACAACCCCTTCCTCAGCTACGTGCAGCTCAAGGGGAAGGTGAAGCAGATCTTCAATGACAGCTGGGTGCGCAACAACGTGGACAAGTTCGCCCAGCACGTGGGCCTCTTTGGCGGCGTGGACTATGACCAGTACTTCGTCGAGGCGCGCGTGGCCACGCCCGACTTCCTGCTGGGCATGGACGCGCTGGCTCCCGACGTGTGCGGCGCGGCGGCGCGGAACAAGACGGGCCCCTTCGCCGGGCTGGATACCTCGGCGCTCATCATCGACATTCCGGCGGCGGCCACCCGGCAGTACGAGGCGGAGACGGCGACGGACCTGACGGCCACGGTTGGCGGCCGCATCACCACGGGGTGGAACCTCTACACCAACGGCATGCTCACCACCGTGCAGCCCTATGCGTTCCCGGTGACGGGGACGTACCGCCTCACGGTGCGCGCCTATGGCAGCCAGTGTGGCCCGGACGCGCCGCGCATGGACCTGCGCGTGGACGGCACGACGGCGACGACGGTCAACGTGACGGCCACGGCCTACACCGAGTACACCCACACGCTCACGGTGAGCGCGGGCACCCACACCCTCTCGGTGGCCTTCACCAACGACTACAGCCAGTCGGGCGTGTGTGACCGAAACCTGTACGTGGACTTCCTGCGGGTGAACGGCCCCACGGAGACCTCCACGGGGACGACGCGCACGGACGCGGCGCGGGCCAAGGTGGACACGCTCCACCGGCGGATGCTGTACCGCCCGGCCACCGCGCAGGAGCAGGCCAACGGCTACGCGCTGGTGAAGGACCTGTACACCATGGAGGCGGACCTGCCCAAGGCGTGGAGCGGGCTGTGCGAGGGGTTGATGCGCTCGCCGGACTTCCTCTTCACCCTGCCGCCCTCGTACGAGAATCGCTCGGGGCTGGAGCGTGACCGGCTGCTGCTGGTGAAGCTGGCGCAAGACCTGCTGGGCCGCACGCCGAGCGCCACGGAGCTCTCGGACTTCGAGAGCGGGCGCAAGAGCTGGGAGCAGATGGTGGACACGTACCTGTCCTCCACGGACTTCCGCACGCACTACTTCCACAAGATGCGCATCCGCACCGAGAGCGAGGGCACGCTGGAGACGGACGAGCCGGCGCGCCTGTGGACATACCTGGCCACCACCGGGGCGCCCATGCAGGAGCTGCTCACGGGCGACTACTCGGTGGCGCTGGATTTCAGCAAGGTGCCGCGCGCGGCCGAGCATGGGAAGACGGGCGTGCTCACCATGAAGGGCTTCATCAAGAACAAGCCGGGCCTGCCGCACTACAACTACGCGGCGCGGGTGATGACCGACTTCATGGGCTCCATCTTCGAGATTCCCTCGGAGGTGTTCGACATGCGCGGGGCGGCCACGGCCTCCTCCACGGTGGACCCGACGAGCATCTGCTTCTCGTGCCACCAGACGCTCACCCCGCTGGCGCACCAGCGCCTGCGGTGGGACGACGAGGGCAACTACCGCACCACGGACGAGCAGGGCCGCCCCATCGACGACAGCGACCGGAACCTGGTGGGCGTCTACTCGTACAAGGGGCAGGGCATGCCGGCCTTCGCCCAGCAGGCGGTGAAGAAGGAGACCTTCGTCCGCCGCACGATCAACGCCCAGTACATGATCTTCTTCGGGCGAGGCATGAGGCACGAGGAGGACGAGCGCGTCATCTACAAGCGCTTGTGGGACGTGAGCCAGCAGAGCAACGCCAACCTCAAGGCGGTGCTCAAGTCCATCGCCCTGTCTCCCGAGTACACCCGCCGCTGA
- a CDS encoding sigma-54-dependent transcriptional regulator has product MNAQQNPIPRYLKGEDPRTHELFRDLCRYARTREPILILGETGTGKEIVAQEIHAQSHRRDKHFQPVNCAGLAHDLAGSELFGHEKGAFTGAGRKRPGLIREADGGTLFLDEFGDLPQSVQVMLLRFLQDSSIRGTGADKTETLNVRIIAATNRDIEGEAQTGNFRRDLIARFQKILRLAPLRERPGDIHSLALAFIQKHAGQEGMNPSAHSLSLAALNLLGSQRWPDNVRQLERAIKDALITTYDQAPACLDIHHFSNLQEHPSSKDSAVDSASHEATNALQHLAESILSGLCSGDLQPEKLPLLADRFFVLPLEHYLAQAFLKRFSGKSAEEMADKLFTYKSAEAVRRFLRKPARSRT; this is encoded by the coding sequence ATGAATGCACAGCAGAACCCCATCCCCCGCTACTTGAAGGGCGAGGATCCACGGACCCATGAACTCTTCCGAGATCTCTGTCGGTATGCTCGGACGCGTGAGCCTATTCTTATTCTTGGCGAGACAGGGACTGGGAAGGAGATTGTCGCGCAAGAAATACATGCACAAAGTCACCGTCGAGATAAACATTTCCAGCCTGTCAACTGCGCTGGATTAGCTCACGACCTCGCCGGAAGCGAGCTGTTTGGCCATGAAAAAGGCGCCTTCACTGGAGCAGGCAGAAAACGTCCTGGGCTAATCCGCGAAGCAGATGGTGGCACCTTATTCCTTGACGAGTTTGGAGACCTCCCTCAATCGGTGCAGGTCATGCTCTTGAGGTTTCTGCAAGACAGTTCTATTCGCGGCACAGGTGCAGACAAAACCGAAACTCTAAATGTCCGCATTATTGCTGCCACCAACAGAGATATCGAAGGCGAGGCACAAACTGGCAACTTCAGGCGAGACCTTATCGCTCGATTCCAGAAAATTCTGCGACTTGCTCCACTAAGGGAACGCCCCGGCGACATACACTCCCTTGCTCTAGCATTCATTCAAAAGCACGCAGGGCAAGAAGGTATGAATCCTTCGGCTCACTCATTAAGCCTTGCTGCTTTAAACCTTCTTGGGTCGCAACGATGGCCTGACAATGTCCGCCAACTTGAACGCGCGATCAAAGACGCACTAATCACAACGTATGACCAAGCACCAGCCTGCTTAGATATTCACCATTTCAGCAATCTCCAAGAACATCCTTCCTCAAAGGATTCGGCAGTGGATAGCGCGTCTCATGAGGCAACGAATGCCCTCCAGCATCTAGCCGAGAGTATTTTATCAGGGCTTTGCAGCGGGGACCTACAACCTGAGAAACTCCCCTTATTGGCTGATCGATTCTTCGTGCTGCCACTTGAACATTATTTAGCGCAAGCGTTCCTCAAGCGTTTTAGCGGAAAGAGCGCCGAGGAAATGGCCGACAAGCTATTCACGTACAAGTCAGCTGAGGCAGTCCGCCGTTTCTTGCGAAAGCCCGCACGTAGCCGCACCTAA
- a CDS encoding asparaginase: MAQRCMAAALTIESTRSGYVESLHRVSVAVTDGEGRLVASAGAPELITFWRSAAKPFQALPLVAEGAADRFGFGTRELALACASHSSEPVHRELAEAMLRACGCEERHLACGTHPPLSPQMAAQVARGEAVLTPKWSNCSGKHAGMLALARHHGWPTEGYERLGHPVQERLLEEVCRWAAVARGELWLGVDGCTAVCFGLPLSAMATAYARLGTSEEPAARRLREAMWAHPELVAGTGRLCTELMTACRGEVLAKVGAEGVYSAALPALGLGVTLKVESGDGRCSPPALLWVLRQVLARSGARTLPEEGLAHHAEPVLRNTRGEVTGALRATGELRFH; this comes from the coding sequence ATGGCCCAGCGTTGCATGGCCGCCGCGCTCACCATCGAGTCCACCCGCTCGGGTTATGTCGAGTCCCTCCACCGCGTCTCGGTGGCCGTCACGGACGGGGAGGGCCGACTGGTGGCCTCGGCGGGAGCGCCGGAGCTCATCACCTTCTGGCGCTCGGCGGCCAAGCCCTTCCAGGCGCTGCCGCTGGTGGCGGAGGGGGCGGCGGACCGCTTCGGCTTCGGCACGCGGGAGCTGGCGCTCGCGTGTGCCTCGCACTCCAGCGAGCCGGTACACCGCGAGCTGGCGGAGGCGATGTTGCGCGCGTGCGGGTGCGAGGAGCGGCACCTGGCCTGCGGCACGCACCCGCCGCTGTCGCCCCAGATGGCGGCGCAGGTGGCGCGGGGCGAGGCGGTGCTGACGCCGAAGTGGAGCAACTGCTCGGGCAAGCACGCGGGGATGCTCGCGCTGGCGCGGCACCACGGCTGGCCCACCGAGGGCTACGAGCGCCTGGGGCACCCGGTGCAGGAGCGCCTCCTCGAGGAGGTGTGCCGCTGGGCGGCGGTGGCGCGCGGCGAGCTGTGGCTGGGCGTGGATGGATGCACGGCGGTGTGCTTCGGCCTGCCGCTGAGCGCCATGGCGACGGCGTACGCGCGGCTGGGCACCTCGGAGGAGCCAGCGGCGCGGCGGCTGCGCGAGGCGATGTGGGCGCACCCCGAGCTGGTGGCGGGCACGGGCCGGCTGTGTACGGAGCTGATGACGGCGTGCCGGGGCGAGGTGCTGGCCAAGGTGGGCGCCGAGGGCGTGTACAGCGCGGCCCTGCCGGCGCTGGGGCTGGGCGTGACGCTCAAGGTGGAGAGCGGGGATGGACGCTGCTCACCGCCGGCGCTGCTCTGGGTGCTGCGGCAGGTGCTGGCGCGGAGCGGGGCGCGGACGCTGCCAGAAGAGGGCCTGGCGCACCACGCCGAGCCGGTGCTGCGCAACACCCGAGGCGAGGTGACGGGCGCGCTGCGAGCCACGGGCGAGCTGCGGTTCCACTGA
- a CDS encoding metal-dependent hydrolase, producing the protein MDNLAHSLVGAWMAEAGLKRKTPLATATLVIGANLPDIDGFTVLLGSDTSLLLRRGMTHGVISLAVLPWALAGAMMLWDQHVRRRRHPDKAPARFWPLLGLAYLSVLSHPLLDWTNTYGVRVLMPFDGRWFYGDFIFIIDPWMWLLAGAAVVMADARARWSIAGWLLLGVASTGLVLFTDMVPFPVKALWLIGIANILFLRLRAVRSVPVERVATICGVSLLLYLVAMFAGSRIAERQVTEWMRQQGTEVRDIMAGPLPANPFVRDVIVVTPEHYAFVEVDWMAADAARYRVSHPRLTRDMSHPAVQAALAAPKVRGFANWLRFPTNQVEETEAGYRVVLQDVRYSRSRNGIGTAVVELDRELRPR; encoded by the coding sequence ATGGACAACCTCGCCCACTCGCTCGTCGGCGCCTGGATGGCGGAAGCCGGGCTCAAGCGGAAGACGCCCCTGGCCACCGCGACGCTCGTCATCGGCGCCAACCTCCCGGACATCGATGGCTTCACGGTGCTGCTGGGCAGTGACACCTCCCTGCTCCTGCGCCGAGGGATGACCCACGGGGTCATCTCCCTGGCCGTGCTGCCCTGGGCGCTGGCGGGCGCAATGATGCTCTGGGACCAGCACGTGCGCAGGCGGCGCCACCCGGACAAGGCGCCCGCGCGGTTCTGGCCGCTGCTGGGGCTCGCGTACCTGTCGGTGCTCAGCCACCCGCTGCTGGACTGGACGAACACCTATGGCGTGCGCGTGCTGATGCCCTTCGACGGGCGGTGGTTCTACGGAGACTTCATCTTCATCATCGATCCATGGATGTGGCTGCTCGCGGGGGCGGCGGTCGTCATGGCGGATGCGCGGGCACGCTGGAGCATCGCGGGCTGGCTCCTGCTGGGCGTGGCGAGCACCGGGCTGGTGCTCTTCACGGACATGGTCCCCTTCCCGGTGAAGGCGCTGTGGCTGATCGGCATCGCCAACATCCTCTTCCTCCGACTCCGCGCCGTCCGCTCGGTGCCGGTGGAGCGCGTGGCGACGATCTGCGGTGTCTCCCTGCTGCTCTACCTGGTGGCCATGTTCGCCGGCTCGCGAATCGCCGAGCGCCAGGTGACGGAGTGGATGCGCCAGCAGGGCACGGAGGTGCGAGACATCATGGCGGGCCCGCTCCCCGCGAACCCGTTCGTGCGAGACGTCATCGTCGTGACGCCCGAGCACTACGCGTTCGTGGAGGTGGACTGGATGGCGGCCGACGCCGCGCGCTACCGCGTCAGCCACCCGCGGCTGACGCGCGACATGTCCCACCCGGCCGTCCAGGCGGCCCTGGCGGCGCCGAAGGTGCGCGGCTTCGCCAACTGGCTGCGCTTCCCCACGAATCAAGTGGAGGAGACGGAAGCGGGCTACCGCGTGGTGCTCCAGGACGTGCGCTACTCACGCAGCCGTAACGGCATCGGTACGGCCGTCGTGGAGCTGGACCGCGAGCTTCGCCCCCGGTGA
- a CDS encoding cytochrome P450, which yields MINPRDTRPPGPRHLPLVGSLIDYARAPLAFLERCAWGGYGDVAYLSFLGQPTYVLNLPEHIEHVLVTKQRNYVKDKLQRGLLQEFVGQGLLASEGALWLRQRRLMQPAFHRQRIAAYGQVMGEHSRRLLATWKPGEQRDIAEDMMGLTLGIVVRCLFGLEMEDGAAAEVGPALAKVIDHFARMQTLVVPGWVPTPENLSYRAALRRLYGTVDGIVRRRREAGGDTGDLLSMLLQVQDEDGSRMSDRQVRDEALTLMLAGHETTAIGLTFCWDLLARNPEAEAALHQELDSVLGGREPTVEDLPALPFTEYVVKEALRLYPPAWSLSREAVEDDELGGWHIPAGAMVWVNQWTVHRDPRFYEEPLAFRPERWANGLERRLHRFAWFPFGGGLRLCIGLSFAMMEARLALATLAQRFRLERLSKGEVELLPSITLRPKHGLPMRLHAR from the coding sequence TTGATCAACCCGCGAGACACACGCCCCCCTGGCCCCCGTCACCTGCCCCTGGTGGGGAGCCTCATCGACTATGCGCGGGCGCCCTTGGCCTTCCTCGAGCGGTGCGCTTGGGGCGGGTACGGGGATGTGGCGTACCTGTCCTTCCTCGGGCAGCCCACGTACGTGCTCAACCTTCCGGAGCACATCGAGCACGTGCTGGTGACGAAGCAGCGCAACTATGTGAAGGACAAGCTCCAGCGCGGGCTGCTGCAGGAGTTCGTCGGCCAGGGCCTGCTCGCCAGCGAGGGCGCGCTGTGGCTCCGGCAGCGTCGGCTCATGCAGCCGGCCTTCCATCGCCAGCGCATCGCCGCCTACGGGCAGGTGATGGGCGAGCACTCCCGGCGGCTGCTCGCCACCTGGAAGCCCGGGGAGCAGCGCGACATCGCCGAGGACATGATGGGGCTCACGCTGGGCATCGTCGTCCGGTGCCTCTTCGGCCTGGAGATGGAGGATGGGGCCGCGGCGGAGGTGGGCCCGGCGCTCGCGAAGGTGATCGACCACTTCGCGAGGATGCAGACCCTGGTGGTCCCCGGCTGGGTTCCTACTCCGGAGAACCTGAGCTATCGGGCGGCGCTCCGGCGGCTATATGGGACGGTGGATGGCATCGTCCGGCGCCGACGCGAGGCGGGCGGAGATACGGGCGACCTGCTCTCCATGCTCCTTCAGGTCCAGGACGAGGACGGGAGCCGGATGAGCGACCGGCAGGTGCGCGACGAGGCGCTCACGCTGATGCTGGCGGGCCATGAGACCACGGCCATCGGGCTGACCTTCTGCTGGGACCTGCTGGCCCGAAACCCCGAGGCCGAGGCCGCGCTGCACCAAGAGTTGGACTCGGTGCTCGGCGGAAGGGAGCCCACCGTGGAGGACCTGCCCGCCCTGCCCTTCACCGAGTACGTGGTGAAGGAGGCCCTGCGGCTCTATCCCCCCGCGTGGTCCCTGAGCCGGGAGGCAGTGGAGGACGACGAGCTGGGTGGCTGGCACATCCCAGCTGGCGCCATGGTGTGGGTGAATCAGTGGACCGTCCACCGCGACCCTCGCTTCTATGAGGAGCCGCTGGCCTTCCGGCCCGAGCGCTGGGCGAACGGACTGGAGCGCCGGCTACACCGCTTCGCCTGGTTCCCCTTTGGCGGAGGCCTGCGGCTGTGCATCGGGCTGAGCTTCGCGATGATGGAGGCGCGGCTCGCGCTGGCCACGCTGGCCCAGCGCTTCCGACTGGAGCGACTGTCCAAGGGCGAGGTGGAGCTGCTGCCCTCCATCACCCTGCGCCCCAAGCATGGTTTGCCCATGCGGCTTCACGCGCGGTGA
- a CDS encoding GlsB/YeaQ/YmgE family stress response membrane protein: MGIIAFIIIGLIAGLIARAILPGRQSMGLVATTLLGMVGSLIGGLIGSLFQRDGRLFDLHPTGILMSVIGSIVVLLLVGAAGRRRVHA; encoded by the coding sequence ATGGGTATCATCGCGTTCATCATCATCGGTCTCATCGCGGGCCTCATCGCTCGCGCCATCCTTCCGGGCCGTCAGAGCATGGGCCTGGTGGCTACCACGCTGCTCGGCATGGTGGGCTCGCTCATCGGCGGCCTCATCGGTTCGCTCTTCCAGCGAGATGGTCGGCTGTTTGACCTGCACCCGACGGGGATCCTCATGTCCGTCATCGGCTCCATCGTCGTGCTCCTGTTGGTGGGAGCCGCGGGTCGCCGTCGCGTCCATGCCTGA
- a CDS encoding adenylate/guanylate cyclase domain-containing protein, with protein MNQRMETRRKPGSETTVARFELARANEEQVLAESSVRGERTVSVVRLALCLLLGVSQSGITRLSGEEVVRDPLRMAIVWTYVGFALVAFFMLRRETRPNARRSRWMPLPTTLMDTSFLVLMSWRSGQLNGQIYEEMPAAGFAVMMAFSVARYSRFHVLLSTVLSTVGFVGVCVMAGHVSAGRVSFVVACYIALGLLIAWTNGQVSGMFLGLRRRDNLSRLLPRQVVDRVLKQGETALVPVQREVTILFSDIRDFTTLSETLPPQAVLALLDDYFGHMTQIVMAHEGMVNKFLGDGMMACWGVPDHSEDHAELAMRAALDMRAKLEELNTWRVRNGEAPLRIGIGLHTGVVAAGMLGGAQQHEYTIIGDAVNVASRVEGLTKVLGVDILVSESTWKRGGERFQGERMGEERVKGRQEAVVLYSLKGREAGASTAFPEERTGS; from the coding sequence ATGAATCAGCGCATGGAGACACGCCGCAAGCCGGGCTCCGAGACGACGGTGGCGCGCTTCGAGCTGGCGCGGGCCAACGAGGAGCAGGTGCTCGCGGAGAGCTCGGTTCGGGGCGAGCGCACGGTGTCCGTGGTGCGGCTGGCGCTCTGTCTCCTGCTGGGCGTGAGCCAGTCGGGCATCACCCGGCTGTCCGGCGAGGAGGTGGTCCGGGATCCGCTCCGGATGGCCATCGTCTGGACGTACGTGGGATTCGCCCTGGTGGCCTTCTTCATGCTGCGCAGGGAGACGAGGCCTAACGCCCGGCGCTCGCGGTGGATGCCCCTGCCGACCACCCTCATGGACACCAGCTTCCTGGTGTTGATGAGCTGGCGCTCGGGGCAGCTCAACGGGCAAATCTACGAGGAGATGCCCGCCGCGGGCTTCGCGGTGATGATGGCCTTCTCGGTGGCGCGCTACAGCCGCTTCCACGTGCTGCTGTCGACGGTGCTCTCCACGGTGGGCTTCGTGGGGGTGTGTGTCATGGCCGGCCATGTCTCGGCGGGGCGGGTGAGCTTCGTGGTGGCCTGCTACATCGCGCTGGGGCTGCTCATCGCGTGGACCAATGGCCAGGTGAGCGGGATGTTCCTGGGGCTGCGGCGGCGCGACAACCTCTCGCGCTTGTTACCGCGGCAGGTGGTGGACCGGGTGCTGAAGCAGGGAGAGACGGCGCTGGTGCCGGTGCAGCGCGAGGTGACCATCCTCTTCAGCGACATCCGGGACTTCACCACGCTGAGCGAGACGCTGCCGCCGCAGGCGGTGCTCGCCTTATTGGATGACTACTTCGGGCACATGACCCAGATCGTCATGGCGCACGAGGGCATGGTGAACAAGTTCCTCGGTGACGGGATGATGGCGTGCTGGGGCGTGCCGGACCACAGCGAGGACCATGCGGAGCTGGCGATGCGGGCGGCGCTGGACATGCGCGCGAAGCTGGAGGAGCTGAACACCTGGCGGGTGCGCAACGGGGAGGCGCCGCTGCGCATCGGCATCGGGCTGCACACCGGGGTGGTGGCGGCGGGGATGCTGGGGGGCGCGCAGCAGCACGAGTACACCATCATCGGAGACGCGGTGAACGTGGCGTCGCGGGTGGAAGGGCTCACCAAGGTGCTGGGTGTGGACATCCTGGTGAGCGAGAGCACCTGGAAGCGCGGGGGCGAGCGCTTCCAGGGGGAGCGGATGGGCGAGGAGCGGGTGAAGGGGCGCCAGGAGGCGGTGGTGCTCTACTCGCTGAAGGGGCGCGAGGCGGGGGCCTCGACAGCGTTCCCCGAGGAGCGGACGGGCTCCTGA
- a CDS encoding 16S rRNA (uracil(1498)-N(3))-methyltransferase, with protein MVRLFVPLPPEPSAEVALSGERRHYLLHVLRLEEGSALEVFDGTGRAFDARVTRVEAQEVRLSLGPARTAPPRRAVSVLQGLPKGDKLEWVLQKGTELGAAAFYPVATARSVVKLEPKRAEERTARWTKIVEEAARQCRRNDVPQVHPPQPLLEAARALTPGTTLLVLDEEETAVPLSEAFRACAPQAPVALVVGPEGGLAREELSALRSLGARGVTLGSRILRTETAALAALAVMAHLDGELG; from the coding sequence GTGGTCCGCCTCTTCGTTCCGCTGCCTCCCGAGCCCTCTGCCGAGGTGGCGCTCTCCGGCGAGCGCCGCCACTACCTGCTCCACGTCCTGCGGCTCGAGGAGGGCTCCGCGCTCGAGGTGTTCGACGGCACCGGCCGCGCCTTCGACGCGCGCGTCACCCGCGTGGAGGCCCAGGAGGTTCGCCTCTCGCTGGGCCCTGCCCGCACCGCGCCCCCGCGCCGCGCGGTGAGCGTGCTGCAGGGGCTGCCCAAGGGCGACAAGCTCGAGTGGGTGCTGCAGAAGGGCACCGAGCTGGGCGCCGCCGCCTTCTACCCCGTGGCCACCGCCCGCAGCGTGGTGAAGCTGGAGCCCAAGCGCGCCGAGGAGCGCACCGCGCGGTGGACGAAGATCGTCGAGGAGGCCGCGCGCCAGTGCCGGCGCAACGACGTGCCCCAAGTGCATCCGCCCCAGCCGCTGCTGGAGGCCGCGCGCGCGCTCACGCCGGGCACCACCTTGCTGGTGCTGGACGAGGAGGAGACCGCGGTCCCCTTGAGCGAGGCTTTCCGTGCCTGCGCGCCCCAGGCTCCCGTGGCGCTGGTGGTCGGCCCCGAGGGAGGGCTGGCGCGCGAGGAGCTCTCCGCGCTCCGCTCGCTCGGCGCGCGCGGCGTCACCCTGGGCTCGCGCATCCTTCGTACCGAGACGGCCGCCCTGGCCGCACTCGCGGTAATGGCCCACCTGGACGGGGAACTCGGGTAG